The following are encoded together in the Balaenoptera acutorostrata chromosome 9, mBalAcu1.1, whole genome shotgun sequence genome:
- the LOC103009312 gene encoding olfactory receptor 6Q1 — protein sequence MQPCDQNWTHITEFVMVGFAEVHETRCLFFTLFLTMYLLTLVENLAIILVVGLDHRLRRPMYVFLTHLSCLEIWYTSVTVPKMLAGFIAGDGGKNISYVGCLSQLFIFTFLGATECFLLAAMAYDRYVAICMPLRYGALVSWGSCIRLSAACWLVGFLTPILPIYLMSRLTFCGPNVIDHFFCDASPLLALSCSDVTLKETADFLVSLAVLLTSSTVIAVSYGNIVWTLLRIRSAAERRKAFSTCAAHLTVVSLFYGTLFFMYVRTKVAPSINFNKVVSVFYSIVTPMLNPLIYSLRNKEVKGALSRAFSSRSWKGQ from the coding sequence ATGCAGCCATGTGACCAAAACTGGACCCACATAACAGAGTTTGTTATGGTGGGCTTTGCCGAGGTGCATGAAACGCGCTGCCTCTTCTTTACTCTCTTCCTCACCATGTACCTGCTCACCTTGGTGGAGAACTTGGCCATCATCCTGGTGGTGGGTTTGGACCACCGGCTACGTAGACCCATGTATGTCTTCCTGACACACTTGTCCTGCCTTGAAATCTGGTACACTTCAGTCACAGTGCCCAAGATGCTGGCTGGTTTTATTGCGGGAGATGGGGGCAAGAATATCTCCTATGTCGGATGCCTGTCCCAGCTCTTCATCTTTACCTTCCTTGGGGCAACGGAGTGTTTCCTACTGGCCGCCATGGCGTATGACCGCTATGTGGCCATTTGTATGCCTCTCCGGTATGGGGCCTTGGTGTCCTGGGGCAGTTGCATCCGTCTGTCAGCTGCTTGTTGGCTGGTTGGCTTCCTCACCCCCATTTTGCCCATCTACCTCATGTCCCGACTGACATTTTGTGGCCCCAATGTCATTGATCACTTCTTCTGTGATGCTTCACCCCTGCTAGCCTTGTCCTGCTCAGATGTCACCCTGAAGGAGACCGCAGACTTCCTGGTCTCTCTGGCTGTGCTCCTGACCTCCTCCACAGTCATTGCTGTGTCCTATGGCAACATTGTCTGGACGCTGCTGCGTATCCGCTCGGCTGCCGAGCGCCGGAAGGCCTTCTCCACCTGTGCAGCCCACCTGACTGTGGTGAGCCTCTTCTATGGCACTCTTTTCTTTATGTATGTCCGGACCAAAGTGGCCCCTTCCATCAACTTCAACAAGGTGGTTTCTGTCTTCTACTCCATCGTCACTCCAATGCTCAACCCTCTCATCTACAGTCTTCGAAACAAAGAGGTGAAGGGAGCTCTGAGCAGAGCCTTTTCCTCCAGGTCTTGGAAAGGTCAGTGA